In the Populus trichocarpa isolate Nisqually-1 chromosome 1, P.trichocarpa_v4.1, whole genome shotgun sequence genome, one interval contains:
- the LOC7482820 gene encoding protein MEI2-like 4: MPSEIMDSQGLPSSSFFSEDVSFPERQVGFWKSDTMPDQHAGKSAVLTPLEKPVAVDSVKSLEHPQLSLMHDHKMNHSLDKHAVGAERALSRSFTLLRPVDIDPGTRTSLNVQPASYFAEGCKVNAMATQHENSLFSSSLSELFSRKMSLSSTNPLYGHSVDTIASHFEEEEHFESLEEIEAQTIGNLLPNDDDLFTGVTDRVENINHPSGGDDMEELDFFSSVGGMDLGDDGSVAQIDSEFPGGASNGQLGACNLSMAGEHPYGEHPSRTLFVRNINSNVEDSELRAVFEQYGDIRTLYTACKHRGFVMISYYDIRAAKNAMKALQNRPLRRRKLDIHYSIPKDNPSEKDFNQGTLVVSNLDSSVSNDELRQIFGVYGEIKEIRETPNRNHHKLVEFYDVRAAEAALCAMNKSDIAGKRIKLEASHPRGLKRLSQQIPTELEQDDFRPFVQQISPSINLTTGFSGTITSSGMDNGPILGAPSAIQAPFLKSALHHGISSSVPNSLSSLLRVESAGNQTGFAELSHSPGQLKFDIQGAPNFHPHSLPEYDGLNSGVHCNSPGAMAANINPRPLERIYTRQLARMSSNGNPIEFSEGVFGSAQNGSCPLTGHHYIWGNSYHHQLPGMIWPSSPSFVNGISIAHPGPRLHGPPRAPSPMLNPVLPINNQHVGSAPAVNPSLWDRQRAYAGESPDTSGFHPGSLGSIRISNNSLQSMEFLSANMFPHGGGNRLELLMTPKNVGLQSQQQRSMVFPGRGQMIPMINTFDPPSERARSRRNEGSISQADKKQYELDIDRILRGEDNRTTLMIKNIPNKYTSKMLLAAIDEHHKGSYNFIYLPIDFKNKCNVGYAFINMIDPSQIIPFYQAFNGKKWEKFNSEKVALLAYARIQGKTALIAHFQNSSLMNEDKRCRPILFNTDGPNAGDQVPFPMGVNVRTRPGKPRTITHEENQQGSPSNLAGGEDSSNGDASSGSGKESD; encoded by the exons ATGCCATCTGAAATAATGGACTCACAGGGTTTGCCCTCATCATCATTTTTCTCTGAGGATGTTTCTTTTCCAGAG AGGCAGGTAGGGTTTTGGAAGTCAGACACGATGCCTGATCAACATG CTGGGAAATCAGCTGTTTTGACACCCCTAGAGAAACCTGTAGCTGTGGATTCGGTTAAATCGCTTGAACATCCTCAGCTTTCCCTAATGCATGACCATAAAATGAATCATAGCTTAGATAAGCATGCGGTGGGAGCAGAGAGAGCATTAAGTAGGTCCTTCACATTGTTGAGACCTGTGGACATTGATCCAGGTACAAGGACTAGTTTGAATGTACAGCCGGCATCTTATTTTGCAGAAGGTTGCAAAGTGAACGCAATGGCAACTCAGCATGAGAATAGTCTCTTCTCAAGCTCATTATCAGAATTATTTAGCAGAAAGA TGAGTTTATCTTCAACCAATCCTCTATATGGCCATTCTGTTGATACTATTGCATCTCATTTCGAGGAAGAGGAACATTTTGAGTCCCTTGAAGAAATTGAGGCCCAAACCATTGGTAACCTTCTCCCTAATGATGATGACTTGTTTACTGGGGTGACCGATAGGGTAGAAAATATTAACCATCCCAGTGGTGGAGATGATATGGAGGAGTTGGACTTTTTCAGCAGCGTTGGAGGGATGGATTTGGGGGATGATGGTTCTGTGGCCCAGATTGATTCTGAATTTCCTGGAGGAGCTTCCAATGGTCAGCTGGGGGCATGCAATCTTTCAATGGCAGGAGAACACCCTTATGGTGAACACCCTTCTAGAACACTCTTTGTGAGAAATATAAATAGCAATGTTGAAGACTCTGAGTTAAGAGCTGTATTTGAG CAATATGGTGATATCCGTACACTTTATACGGCTTGCAAGCATCGTGGTTTTGTTATGATATCCTATTACGATATTAGAGCAGCCAAAAACGCGATGAAAGCACTACAGAATAGGCCATTGAGACGTAGGAAACTTGACATTCATTACTCAATTCCAAAG GACAACCCTTCAGAGAAAGATTTTAACCAGGGTACTCTTGTTGTATCCAACCTTGATTCTTCTGTTTCAAATGACGAACTTCGTCAGATCTTTGGTGTTTATGGAGAGATCAAGGAG ATTCGTGAAACCCCAAACAGAAATCATCACAAATTAGTTGAATTTTATGATGTGAGAGCTGCAGAAGCTGCTCTTTGTGCAATGAATAAGAGTGATATTGCTGGGAAGCGGATTAAGCTAGAGGCAAGCCATCCACGGGGTTTAAAACG TTTATCGCAACAGATTCCTACTGAGTTGGAACAAGATGATTTTCGGCCTTTTGTGCAGCAGATTAGCCCTTCCATTAACTTAACTACTGGATTCTCTG GAACAATTACATCCAGTGGCATGGATAATGGGCCTATTTTGGGTGCACCCTCTGCAATACAAGCTCCATTTTTGAAATCTGCATTGCATCATGGAATCTCTTCTAGTGTTCCTAACAGCTTGTCCTCACTTTTGAGAGTTGAATCAGCTGGCAATCAAACTGGCTTTGCTGAGCTTAGTCACTCACCAGGTcaattgaaatttgatattCAGGGCGCTCCAAATTTTCATCCTCATTCACTTCCAGAGTATGATGGTCTAAATAGTGGTGTTCACTGCAATTCTCCTGGAGCAATGGCTGCAAACATCAATCCAAGGCCACTTGAAAGAATTTATACCCGGCAGTTAGCCAGAATGAGCTCAAATGGAAATCCAATTGAGTTCAGTGAAGGAG TTTTTGGATCTGCTCAAAATGGAAGCTGCCCTCTAACTGGGCATCACTATATATGGGGTAACTCCTATCATCACCAGCTTCCAGGCATGATTTGGCCAAGCTCACCATCGTTTGTCAATGGAATTTCTATTGCTCATCCTGGACCACGGCTGCATGGACCTCCTAGAGCACCATCTCCTATGCTGAATCCAGTTTTACCCATCAATAACCAACATGTGGGATCAGCGCCAGCTGTTAATCCTTCTCTCTGGGATAGGCAACGTGCATATGCAGGGGAATCTCCTGACACATCTGGTTTCCATCCTGGCTCCCTTGGGAGCATAAGGATATCCAATAATTCGTTGCAGTCCATGGAATTTCTCTCTGCTAACATGTTTCCTCATGGTGGCGGAAACCGTCTGGAACTTTTAATGACCCCAAAAAATGTCGGGCTCCAATCCCAACAGCAGAGGTCCATGGTGTTTCCTGGCAGAGGCCAAATGATTCCCATGATTAATACATTTGATCCTCCTAGTGAACGTGCTAGAAGCCGTAGAAATGAGGGCAGCATTAGTCAGGCTGACAAGAAACAATATGAGCTTGACATTGATCGGATATTGCGAGGGGAAGACAACCGTACAACACTTATGATAAAGAATATTCCGAACAA GTATACTTCAAAAATGCTTCTGGCAGCAATTGATGAACACCATAAAGGGTCTTACAATTTCATTTACCTGCCAATTGATTTTAAG AACAAATGCAATGTTGGGTATGCATTTATCAACATGATTGATCCCAGTCAAATAATTCCATTCTATCAG GCATTTAATGGGAAGAAATGGGAGAAGTTCAATAGTGAAAAGGTAGCATTGCTTGCATATGCTCGCATACAAGGAAAAACAGCTCTCATTGCACATTTCCAGAATTCAAGCTTGATGAACGAGGATAAGAGATGCAGACCCATTCTCTTCAATACTGATGGACCCAATGCAGGTGACCAG GTTCCCTTTCCAATGGGGGTTAATGTAAGAACTAGACCTGGGAAACCCCGAACCATCACCCACGAGGAGAATCAGCAAGGAAGCCCATCAAATCTGGCGGGTGGGGAGGATTCTTCAAATGGGGATGCTTCCTCAGGTTCTGGAAAGGAGTCTGATTAA